Proteins encoded in a region of the Borrelia hermsii DAH genome:
- a CDS encoding DUF1463 family protein, whose protein sequence is MKDYYSLDLVFFSFAGMLIDRGKLQYSTSPNVMATASTEERNIPIPSFRDPRTITHIFNLEITKGSFDYKVLTKLSNEQFYSSTSKKDKLKPLVFNDQMGLKIVSNSAFFSEVPSRSYTSNSDAVNFVIHAINCEIERG, encoded by the coding sequence ATGAAGGATTATTATTCATTAGATTTAGTATTTTTTAGTTTTGCAGGTATGCTCATAGATAGGGGGAAGTTACAATATTCAACCTCTCCAAATGTGATGGCAACTGCTAGTACTGAGGAGAGGAATATTCCAATTCCAAGTTTCAGGGATCCTAGGACTATTACGCATATATTCAATCTAGAGATTACCAAAGGCTCATTTGATTATAAGGTTTTAACTAAACTTAGCAATGAGCAGTTTTATTCTTCGACGTCGAAAAAAGATAAACTTAAACCATTAGTATTTAATGATCAGATGGGACTTAAGATTGTATCTAATAGTGCATTTTTTTCTGAGGTGCCAAGTCGTAGTTATACAAGTAATAGTGATGCTGTCAATTTTGTAATTCATGCAATCAATTGTGAGATTGAAAGGGGTTAG
- a CDS encoding DUF792 family protein yields MFEDVTLLIREVVNHVLSLSSSSNFIAIFPRPDFKGLAYLPQVFFIFPKLGAIEENLSSISSQRAIINLNTRRSEFVSYNVTANPEIISISNAILSAIYDKILIENLKTTPFANSALEFDSNFIKMQFREKFKAGIYYTIYGPSIGFHETAIINSLKIKSTSFIDELDISLQIKIVKTFNFFTYKG; encoded by the coding sequence ATGTTCGAAGATGTAACATTACTTATTAGGGAGGTTGTAAATCACGTTTTAAGTCTCTCAAGTTCATCAAATTTTATTGCGATTTTTCCTCGACCTGATTTTAAGGGACTTGCATATTTGCCGCAAGTATTTTTCATATTTCCAAAATTGGGAGCAATTGAGGAAAATTTAAGTAGTATCAGTAGTCAGCGAGCCATTATTAATCTTAATACCAGGCGTAGTGAATTTGTAAGTTATAATGTTACGGCAAATCCTGAGATAATTAGTATTTCTAATGCGATTTTATCTGCTATTTATGATAAAATTTTAATCGAGAATTTAAAGACAACGCCTTTTGCAAATAGTGCTTTAGAGTTTGATTCTAATTTTATAAAGATGCAGTTTAGGGAAAAATTTAAAGCTGGTATTTATTATACCATTTATGGTCCTTCAATAGGATTTCATGAAACGGCCATTATCAATTCTTTAAAAATCAAGAGTACGTCGTTTATTGACGAGCTTGATATTAGTTTACAAATTAAAATAGTAAAAACTTTTAATTTTTTTACATATAAAGGTTAG
- a CDS encoding DUF764 family protein → MLLNLHESQTFLIKIFLSFKDYLKRHSLKLEIINSYNRLYLSDLKANYSYIVVINFKGFDCLDPRVLRSGSFYSNVNEFGLKFTLCFLGFVRDVGEFRIYVNLHKVYEYFLDFLHENSFKFEFQKPLEGEYDLSLNYYLKSTGDLIDGGFVNVSCNERIGILGLTQSYRADIQVIEIKD, encoded by the coding sequence GTGTTGCTTAATTTACATGAATCACAAACTTTTTTAATAAAAATATTCCTTTCTTTTAAGGATTACTTAAAACGTCATTCTTTAAAGTTAGAGATTATAAATTCTTATAATCGTCTGTATTTAAGTGATTTAAAAGCTAATTATTCTTACATTGTGGTCATAAACTTTAAAGGTTTTGATTGCTTAGATCCTAGGGTTTTAAGAAGTGGAAGTTTTTATTCTAATGTTAATGAGTTTGGCTTAAAGTTTACTCTTTGTTTTCTAGGATTTGTAAGGGATGTTGGTGAATTTAGGATTTATGTTAATTTGCATAAAGTTTATGAATATTTCTTGGATTTTTTGCATGAGAATTCTTTTAAATTTGAGTTTCAAAAGCCACTAGAAGGTGAGTATGATTTATCTTTAAATTATTACTTAAAATCCACAGGTGATTTGATAGATGGAGGTTTTGTTAATGTTTCTTGTAATGAAAGAATAGGCATTTTGGGGTTAACTCAGTCTTACAGAGCAGATATACAAGTGATTGAAATTAAAGATTAA
- a CDS encoding DUF787 family protein produces MPQDTINVNLIEDTVKLDSIGYYNPLLIYKSDVLSEGHFVLSVASFKETLESIEVKGEFKSDEDKIKLATTQREFLSKSFSDFFSEDGLKSFNFSIYKDKKFIVQFLKKNIHPFVVFVEPVREMFKADYDAVKGFSKFVLFSTKFHRLPEFLEAIPVSQRDGAIFMYDSGNDNLHLKFAAKYLHEASIFHATNPYGITLRSKPIYDATLINDLRRDNINFYSLLNETGHDGVLAFKEGVDCSGSPIDEAFTYYLLKNESTRELIRIWNRNNRQNSKLSQLKFADGRPNAYTAGLECLFKEFKERGLIVSFGDIKFGLKADNVLGLSLSIRIKYNDSFKSVVLNISSDDINDYLRREAD; encoded by the coding sequence ATGCCACAAGATACAATTAATGTTAATTTAATTGAAGATACAGTTAAATTAGATAGCATTGGTTATTATAATCCTTTGCTTATTTATAAGAGCGACGTTTTAAGTGAGGGACATTTTGTTTTAAGTGTTGCGTCTTTTAAAGAGACTTTAGAATCTATTGAAGTTAAGGGAGAGTTTAAGAGTGATGAAGATAAGATTAAATTAGCTACTACTCAGCGTGAGTTTTTATCAAAAAGTTTTAGTGATTTTTTTAGTGAAGATGGACTTAAGTCTTTTAATTTTTCTATTTATAAAGATAAAAAGTTCATAGTTCAATTTTTAAAGAAAAATATACATCCATTTGTGGTATTTGTAGAGCCAGTAAGAGAAATGTTTAAAGCTGATTATGATGCTGTAAAGGGTTTTTCGAAATTTGTATTATTCTCAACTAAATTTCATAGGCTGCCTGAGTTTTTAGAGGCTATTCCTGTAAGTCAGAGGGATGGGGCCATTTTTATGTATGATAGTGGTAATGATAATTTGCATCTTAAGTTTGCAGCTAAATATTTGCATGAAGCTAGTATTTTTCATGCAACTAATCCTTATGGGATTACATTAAGATCAAAACCAATTTATGATGCGACTTTAATTAATGATTTAAGACGGGATAATATTAATTTTTATTCTCTTCTTAATGAGACGGGCCATGATGGGGTTTTAGCTTTCAAAGAAGGGGTAGACTGTTCAGGTAGTCCAATTGATGAGGCATTTACGTATTATCTTTTAAAAAATGAATCAACACGTGAACTTATTCGTATTTGGAACAGAAATAATAGACAAAATAGTAAGCTTAGCCAATTAAAATTTGCTGATGGGAGACCTAATGCTTATACAGCAGGTCTTGAATGTTTATTTAAAGAATTTAAAGAAAGGGGACTTATTGTATCTTTTGGTGACATTAAATTTGGACTAAAGGCAGATAATGTTTTGGGTTTAAGTTTATCCATTCGTATTAAATACAATGATAGCTTCAAGAGTGTGGTTTTAAACATAAGTAGTGATGATATTAATGATTATTTAAGAAGGGAGGCTGATTAA
- a CDS encoding DUF693 family protein has translation MILFQYDFKIEFYGASSDIRYQKPKLVVETKQGAPIINIVISNEYSLASSLQCKKARLQLFNMPLNFNKSLKQGDIARIYYKKFAHEGDLDYRFIMIGYLGAPVDFDFENGDFICQYEVYLLSSDTFFDKKLDTKNYIGRSIEEAINLAFPGQAIIGMSSQDRKQIISESFYASTLREFIEKLIGKYVHLIFVDVGELDFKVDAKFVFINFDRPVGQRVYKRLEDFALLFIPQREVRFVGKSTINFWNATLFFTDKIKVGDGVEFIDRHGGVIRAIVQEIGASLSNVGDCTLKLRLYDESNILWMG, from the coding sequence ATGATATTATTTCAATATGACTTTAAAATAGAGTTTTATGGTGCTAGTAGTGATATTAGGTATCAGAAACCCAAGCTTGTAGTAGAGACAAAGCAAGGGGCGCCTATTATTAATATTGTAATTAGTAATGAGTATTCCCTTGCAAGCTCGCTTCAATGTAAAAAAGCACGATTGCAGTTATTTAATATGCCTTTGAATTTTAATAAGTCTTTAAAGCAGGGAGATATTGCTAGAATATACTATAAGAAGTTTGCCCATGAGGGTGATTTGGATTATAGGTTTATTATGATTGGATACTTGGGTGCTCCTGTGGATTTTGATTTTGAGAATGGTGATTTTATTTGTCAGTATGAGGTTTATCTGCTATCAAGCGATACTTTTTTTGATAAAAAACTTGATACTAAGAATTACATTGGAAGATCTATAGAGGAAGCAATAAATTTGGCGTTCCCAGGGCAAGCCATTATTGGTATGAGCAGTCAAGATCGGAAGCAGATAATAAGTGAGAGTTTTTATGCCTCTACTTTAAGAGAGTTTATAGAAAAACTTATTGGGAAATATGTACATTTAATTTTTGTTGATGTTGGTGAATTGGATTTTAAAGTTGATGCCAAATTTGTTTTCATTAATTTCGATAGACCAGTCGGGCAGAGAGTTTATAAAAGACTTGAGGATTTTGCACTTTTATTTATTCCACAAAGAGAGGTGAGATTTGTAGGAAAATCAACCATTAATTTTTGGAATGCTACACTTTTCTTTACAGATAAGATTAAAGTTGGAGATGGGGTTGAGTTTATAGATAGGCATGGGGGAGTTATTAGGGCTATTGTGCAAGAGATTGGTGCGAGTTTAAGCAATGTAGGTGACTGTACATTAAAATTAAGGCTTTATGATGAATCTAATATTTTATGGATGGGGTAA
- a CDS encoding DUF1473 family protein: protein MRYKLKILTKFQTYGYILRDISMYDWDSILGFDASQETLRRELNSLPVLKRISSLMISQSFFDEFYEIISTNREHSFLYKYQLPTIFFAVQYSLVEKLAGLKEPSLVYVESSQDANGTFIKYPHIDDRWNYKDLVSG, encoded by the coding sequence GTGAGATATAAATTAAAGATTTTAACTAAATTTCAGACTTATGGATATATTTTAAGGGATATTTCTATGTATGATTGGGATTCTATTTTAGGATTTGATGCTAGTCAAGAAACTTTAAGACGAGAACTTAATAGTTTACCTGTGCTTAAGAGAATAAGCTCTTTAATGATATCGCAGTCTTTTTTTGATGAATTTTACGAAATCATTAGTACTAACAGGGAGCATTCATTTTTATATAAATATCAGCTTCCCACTATTTTCTTTGCTGTTCAGTATTCTTTGGTAGAAAAACTTGCAGGACTTAAAGAGCCCAGTTTAGTTTATGTTGAGAGTTCTCAAGATGCTAATGGGACTTTTATTAAATATCCGCATATTGATGATAGGTGGAATTACAAAGACTTGGTATCTGGGTAG
- the thyX gene encoding FAD-dependent thymidylate synthase — MHDHVKAAEEILDKEYKVLDKGFLRLIDYMGSDERIVNAARVSYRDSKAKRDSAGLIDYLIRNEHTSPLEQVVLTFHVKAPIFVARQWMRHRTSRINEVSGRYSLMREEFYVPLREDIKRQSTLNKQGRSDEDVEADIALSFLSGLDESYKHSYKIYDDMIKGDVSRELARITLPLSLYTEWYWQIDLNNLFRFIKLRSSGHAQKEIREYAKIILDIVELVAPLATASFKRHILGGVMLSSEEVCEIRKVLDLTKINLPEKLLNRLKEKLNL; from the coding sequence ATGCACGATCATGTAAAGGCAGCAGAAGAGATATTGGACAAGGAATATAAGGTTTTAGATAAGGGATTCTTAAGGCTTATTGATTATATGGGCAGCGATGAGCGCATTGTAAATGCTGCTAGGGTTTCTTATAGGGATTCTAAAGCGAAAAGAGATAGTGCCGGTCTTATTGACTATTTGATTCGAAATGAACATACAAGTCCACTTGAGCAAGTAGTTTTGACTTTTCATGTTAAAGCTCCAATATTTGTTGCAAGGCAATGGATGAGACATAGAACATCAAGAATTAATGAAGTCTCAGGGCGTTATAGCCTTATGAGGGAAGAATTTTATGTTCCTTTAAGGGAAGATATTAAGAGGCAAAGCACTCTAAATAAACAGGGTCGTTCAGATGAGGATGTTGAAGCTGATATTGCTTTGTCCTTTTTAAGTGGTCTAGATGAGAGTTATAAGCATTCTTATAAGATTTATGATGATATGATCAAGGGAGATGTCTCAAGAGAGCTTGCAAGAATAACTTTGCCTTTAAGTTTATATACAGAATGGTACTGGCAGATTGATTTAAATAATTTGTTTCGTTTTATTAAACTTAGATCATCAGGGCATGCACAAAAAGAAATAAGAGAATACGCTAAGATTATATTAGACATTGTGGAGTTAGTTGCACCATTAGCAACAGCTAGTTTTAAAAGGCATATTTTAGGGGGTGTTATGCTTTCAAGTGAAGAGGTATGTGAGATTCGCAAGGTATTAGATTTAACTAAAATTAATTTACCTGAAAAACTTTTAAATCGGTTAAAAGAAAAACTTAATTTATAA
- a CDS encoding S2/P23 family protein, with the protein MRKIIILLPLFITCCFLNSDDIANIKIKAQQALMHKDIQEDLLSDEERAKKLLSDKDAEHAALIKEYSKFEILEGTTEKCMCLMCWWCSCPKKCHITWTKIKAKDIIGQDEKPLDALKNKLRYSYSVSPIKYNNAYSNYVMPLILFESMDENIEVTSFKLTNHTSLDFNNKSVLGGLTQGIPKVEKSSEAGYKNVYPYGILNALNPTGGDELISAFAALYANGKWNFMQAEIKVKDQTNTETTHNILLSGKLFNEFMKTVISAHQGATTANTKFRVPIND; encoded by the coding sequence TTGAGAAAAATAATTATTTTATTACCGTTATTTATAACTTGTTGTTTCTTAAATAGTGATGATATTGCAAATATCAAAATTAAAGCTCAACAAGCACTTATGCACAAAGATATACAAGAAGATCTCTTAAGTGATGAAGAGAGAGCAAAAAAGCTTTTAAGTGATAAAGACGCAGAGCATGCAGCATTAATAAAAGAATATTCAAAATTTGAAATACTTGAAGGTACTACTGAAAAATGCATGTGTCTAATGTGCTGGTGGTGTAGCTGTCCAAAAAAATGTCATATCACTTGGACGAAAATTAAAGCCAAAGACATTATTGGGCAAGATGAAAAACCACTAGATGCATTAAAAAATAAGCTTAGATACTCATATTCAGTATCACCCATCAAGTATAATAATGCATACAGCAATTACGTTATGCCTTTAATATTATTTGAAAGCATGGATGAGAATATTGAAGTAACCTCATTTAAGCTAACAAATCATACAAGCCTAGACTTCAATAATAAGAGCGTTTTAGGTGGACTTACACAAGGCATACCTAAGGTAGAAAAATCATCTGAGGCGGGATATAAAAATGTATACCCTTATGGAATACTAAATGCACTAAACCCAACTGGTGGGGATGAATTAATATCTGCTTTTGCAGCTCTTTACGCAAATGGCAAATGGAACTTTATGCAAGCAGAAATAAAAGTTAAAGACCAAACAAACACAGAGACAACTCATAACATACTCTTAAGTGGTAAATTATTTAACGAATTTATGAAAACAGTTATATCAGCACATCAAGGCGCCACAACTGCAAATACCAAATTTAGAGTTCCAATTAATGATTAA
- a CDS encoding BTA121 domain-containing protein surface lipoprotein: MEVIKAYKLLILLIVLFCCCDDEEYVNNLGVGYDFDDIASSDLDIGLAFDHPSLENLIVNFNLSGEERIAVRFLRSALTDPTIAEGAGIRTYSDDEFYEFLVILGASKTREAIADIVVTLRVRDEILKAIYEFAGGDSQRDTFEVQLDVKEREYLKTLKIACGSDNGYKGAYMALKLSDCSEIFIPLKRQVYDVLHKY; encoded by the coding sequence ATGGAGGTTATTAAGGCTTACAAACTTTTGATCTTGCTAATAGTTTTATTTTGTTGTTGTGATGATGAGGAATATGTCAATAATTTGGGGGTAGGTTATGATTTTGATGATATTGCCAGCAGTGACCTTGATATTGGTCTTGCCTTTGACCATCCTTCATTAGAAAATTTAATTGTGAATTTTAATCTATCAGGAGAAGAGAGAATAGCAGTTAGATTTTTAAGAAGCGCATTAACAGATCCTACAATTGCAGAAGGTGCGGGTATACGTACTTACAGTGATGATGAGTTTTATGAGTTTTTAGTTATTCTTGGTGCTTCTAAGACTAGAGAGGCAATTGCTGATATAGTTGTAACATTAAGAGTACGAGATGAAATTTTAAAGGCTATATATGAGTTTGCAGGTGGGGATTCTCAAAGAGATACTTTTGAAGTACAACTTGATGTTAAGGAGAGAGAATATTTAAAAACTTTGAAAATTGCTTGTGGTAGTGATAATGGTTATAAGGGAGCATATATGGCACTTAAGTTATCCGATTGTTCAGAAATATTTATACCACTTAAAAGACAAGTATATGATGTTTTGCATAAATATTAG
- a CDS encoding DUF777 family protein, translated as MKEAYEIARRLGNLGDDLALEMVKKCLRDNVFICRIGVIKEFDFETQEGIVLIEEYEDLNIKSRNISCLRLELKEGDRVILLQSSINIFDERDNNYFDKHYFYILNAVNRKYAGINVDKFSLSSKELDILSDDVSFSSKNVICEGDHTKISVKSIVIEADSIQIKGNLYINGKLFESHTHGVGSITYVNASGAPTIATGNTSGVT; from the coding sequence ATGAAGGAAGCTTATGAAATTGCTAGAAGGTTGGGGAATTTAGGTGATGATTTAGCATTAGAGATGGTTAAGAAATGTTTGCGTGATAATGTATTTATTTGTCGAATTGGAGTTATTAAGGAATTTGATTTTGAAACCCAAGAAGGAATTGTTTTAATTGAAGAGTATGAGGACTTAAATATTAAAAGTCGTAATATTTCATGCTTACGACTTGAGCTTAAGGAAGGTGATAGGGTAATCTTGCTTCAAAGCAGTATTAATATCTTTGATGAGAGAGATAATAATTATTTTGATAAACATTATTTTTATATTTTAAATGCAGTAAATCGTAAGTATGCAGGCATTAATGTAGATAAGTTTAGCCTCAGTTCAAAGGAACTTGATATTTTAAGTGATGATGTTTCTTTTAGTTCTAAGAATGTGATATGTGAGGGTGATCATACCAAGATTTCTGTTAAATCTATAGTTATTGAGGCTGATAGCATTCAGATTAAGGGTAATTTATACATTAATGGCAAATTATTTGAAAGTCATACACATGGTGTTGGCAGCATAACTTATGTGAATGCCAGTGGGGCCCCTACTATTGCAACGGGAAATACTTCGGGTGTGACTTAA
- the nrdE gene encoding class 1b ribonucleoside-diphosphate reductase subunit alpha, translating to MRHLELNNEIMVLKDGFYRLEKDLEALSVFLEEVKAKSLRFSNPNERMHYLIDNNLYEDFYKNYSEAQILEIYKLVEFENFKFKSYMSASKFYKDYALKLNGDTYLESYEDRIIAVSLFLADGCFELALKLASEMIKQRYQPATPTFLNAGKRVRGELVSCFLLEVGDSLNSITFNISSAMQLSKIGGGVALNLSNIRARGEEIRGICNIAKGIIPVMKLLEDGFNYADQMGQRKGAGAVYLNIFHYDIEDFLDTKKINADEKSRVQTLSLGVIIPDKFFEIAKQGQSYYAFAPYSLYKATGRFMNEIDFDLEYDLLASNPNILKKEIKARDMLVRIARLQFESGYPYIMYQTACNLNNPLKGIGKIKMSNLCTEIFQIQTPSIIGDYGEGDLIGYDVSCILGSLNIVNVVNSNFEHTVDIAMQALTSVCDKTDIKNAPSISKANNDYHAVGLGVMNLHGFLIKNKIPYESAEAIDFVRTFFMLLNFYSIKSSMNIAKTRGKTFKDFKQSEYYNGNYFNMYLTEDFSPKTEVVKGIFSGIKIPLKSDWESLKRDVQMHGLYHAYRLAVAPTQSISYIQNATTSLMPIVEPVEARVYGNSTTYYPMPYLSKENALFFKSAYYMDMRKLIDLISEAQRHVDQGISTLLYVTNETSTRELVKLYIYAKNKGLKSLYYTRNKNLSVDECILCAI from the coding sequence ATGAGGCACTTAGAGTTAAATAACGAGATAATGGTTTTAAAGGATGGATTTTACAGATTAGAAAAAGATCTTGAAGCTTTGAGTGTTTTTTTAGAAGAGGTCAAAGCTAAGTCTTTAAGATTCAGTAATCCAAATGAAAGGATGCATTATTTAATTGATAATAATTTATATGAAGATTTTTATAAAAACTATTCTGAAGCGCAAATACTTGAAATATATAAGCTTGTCGAGTTTGAAAATTTTAAGTTTAAGTCTTATATGAGTGCTTCAAAGTTTTATAAAGATTATGCACTTAAGCTTAATGGTGATACTTATCTTGAGTCTTATGAGGATAGAATAATTGCAGTTAGTCTTTTTCTTGCTGATGGTTGTTTTGAGCTTGCTTTAAAACTTGCTTCAGAGATGATAAAGCAGCGATATCAGCCTGCAACTCCTACATTTTTAAATGCTGGTAAAAGGGTAAGAGGTGAGCTTGTATCATGTTTCTTATTGGAAGTTGGTGACTCCCTTAATAGTATTACTTTTAATATTTCTTCTGCTATGCAGCTTTCAAAAATTGGTGGAGGAGTGGCTTTAAATCTTTCCAATATTAGGGCTAGAGGTGAGGAGATACGGGGAATTTGTAATATTGCAAAAGGTATTATTCCCGTTATGAAGCTTTTAGAGGATGGATTTAATTATGCAGATCAGATGGGACAGCGAAAAGGAGCTGGTGCTGTATATTTAAATATTTTTCATTATGATATAGAAGATTTTCTAGATACAAAAAAGATTAATGCTGATGAGAAGAGTCGTGTTCAAACATTATCATTAGGAGTAATTATTCCAGATAAATTTTTTGAGATTGCAAAACAAGGTCAAAGTTATTATGCTTTTGCGCCATATTCACTTTATAAGGCAACTGGCAGGTTTATGAATGAAATTGATTTTGACTTGGAATATGATTTACTTGCAAGTAATCCTAATATTTTAAAAAAAGAGATTAAAGCTAGAGACATGCTTGTTCGTATTGCTAGGTTGCAGTTTGAGTCTGGATATCCTTATATAATGTACCAAACAGCATGCAATTTAAATAATCCACTCAAAGGTATTGGAAAAATTAAGATGTCTAATCTTTGTACAGAGATTTTTCAAATTCAAACACCATCCATTATTGGTGATTATGGAGAGGGGGATTTGATTGGATATGATGTTAGTTGTATCTTAGGCTCGTTAAATATTGTAAATGTAGTTAATAGCAATTTTGAGCATACAGTTGATATTGCCATGCAGGCATTGACATCTGTTTGTGATAAAACTGACATTAAAAATGCTCCAAGCATAAGCAAGGCAAATAATGATTATCATGCTGTTGGTCTTGGTGTTATGAATTTGCATGGGTTTTTAATTAAAAATAAGATTCCTTATGAGAGTGCTGAGGCTATAGATTTTGTTCGTACCTTTTTTATGTTATTAAATTTTTATTCCATTAAGAGTAGTATGAATATTGCAAAAACTAGAGGCAAGACTTTTAAAGATTTTAAGCAAAGTGAATATTATAATGGCAATTACTTTAATATGTATTTAACTGAAGATTTCTCCCCCAAAACAGAAGTTGTAAAGGGGATATTTAGCGGTATAAAGATTCCTTTAAAGAGTGATTGGGAGAGTCTTAAGCGTGATGTTCAAATGCATGGACTTTATCATGCATATAGGTTAGCAGTAGCACCAACACAGAGTATATCTTATATTCAAAATGCAACAACATCTCTTATGCCTATTGTTGAACCTGTTGAGGCTAGGGTTTATGGTAATTCTACAACTTATTATCCAATGCCATATCTTAGCAAGGAAAATGCTTTGTTTTTTAAGTCGGCATATTATATGGATATGAGAAAATTAATTGATTTAATAAGTGAAGCTCAGCGGCATGTTGATCAAGGAATTAGTACTCTTCTTTATGTTACAAATGAAACTAGTACTAGGGAGCTTGTAAAACTTTACATTTATGCTAAAAATAAGGGACTTAAGAGCTTGTATTATACGCGTAATAAAAATTTATCGGTAGATGAATGTATTCTTTGTGCAATATAA
- a CDS encoding DUF1322 family protein → MNRSAILNEYFDYLKYLRSETCKYYFPVLMGVCTLDEVKRFKYAELLEINKIANFKLKKEMYENFLISSL, encoded by the coding sequence ATGAATCGTAGTGCAATTTTAAATGAATATTTTGATTATTTGAAGTATTTAAGAAGTGAGACTTGCAAATATTATTTCCCCGTTTTAATGGGAGTTTGCACTTTGGATGAGGTTAAGCGATTTAAATACGCTGAACTTTTAGAAATTAATAAAATTGCTAATTTCAAGCTTAAAAAGGAAATGTATGAAAATTTTTTGATTTCAAGTTTATAG
- the nrdF gene encoding class 1b ribonucleoside-diphosphate reductase subunit beta, whose product MKQNREAINWNRLNNSYTKMFWDQNIRQFWVDEEIPISDDKLVWNTLDGEERDVYEKVLGGLTLLDTEQGSVGMPRLALAIDNLDYKPVLGFMGAMEHMHAKSYSSIFSSLSNIDRIDHIFGWVKTYRNFQDKLDLILGKYNSIHDRMSLYKALCTSVFLETFLFYSGFFYPLYLAGQGKMVNSGEIINLILRDESVHGVFVGLLAQEEFNKMTFKEQAFAQREATLILERLYYLESAYTKDLYSSIGLEGAVDVFVRYNADKALMNLGFDSAFNIRDIDVNPLVLNGLRTNTKTHDFFSTKGNGYIKPMRVEPLQDDDFA is encoded by the coding sequence ATGAAGCAAAATAGAGAAGCTATCAATTGGAATAGATTAAATAATAGTTATACTAAGATGTTTTGGGATCAAAATATAAGACAATTTTGGGTAGATGAAGAGATTCCAATCTCTGATGATAAGTTGGTTTGGAATACCTTAGATGGTGAGGAGCGGGATGTTTACGAGAAGGTTTTGGGTGGACTTACCTTATTAGATACAGAGCAAGGTTCTGTTGGTATGCCGCGTCTAGCTTTGGCAATAGATAATCTGGATTATAAACCGGTTCTTGGGTTTATGGGTGCTATGGAGCATATGCATGCTAAGAGTTATAGTAGCATATTCTCAAGTTTATCAAACATAGATCGAATAGATCATATATTTGGCTGGGTTAAGACTTATAGAAATTTCCAAGATAAATTGGATTTGATCTTGGGCAAGTATAACAGCATACACGATAGGATGAGTTTATATAAGGCTTTGTGTACTTCTGTATTTCTTGAGACGTTTTTATTTTATTCAGGGTTTTTTTATCCCCTCTATCTTGCAGGTCAAGGTAAGATGGTTAATAGTGGTGAGATTATTAATTTAATATTACGTGATGAATCTGTTCATGGAGTATTTGTTGGTCTTTTGGCGCAAGAAGAGTTTAATAAAATGACTTTTAAGGAGCAAGCATTTGCTCAAAGAGAGGCAACATTGATTTTAGAGAGACTTTATTATTTAGAGAGTGCATATACTAAAGACCTATATTCATCTATTGGGCTTGAGGGTGCTGTTGATGTTTTTGTTAGGTATAATGCTGATAAGGCCTTGATGAATTTAGGATTTGATTCTGCATTTAATATTCGAGATATTGATGTTAATCCTTTAGTTTTAAATGGGCTTAGAACTAATACTAAAACTCATGATTTTTTCTCTACTAAAGGTAATGGTT
- the nrdI gene encoding class Ib ribonucleoside-diphosphate reductase assembly flavoprotein NrdI: MLGDRYILVVYASKTGNIERFIAKTGLKDTFRIVTGSEIVNRPYVLLTYTISFGKVPSEVENFLKHNFKLMVGVAGSGNRNWGDSFCNAVNLIRNEYNVEEILKFELSGTSHDVESFVERIKNEALRVK, from the coding sequence TTGTTAGGAGATAGATATATTTTAGTAGTTTATGCTTCAAAAACAGGAAATATAGAGCGGTTTATTGCAAAAACGGGCCTTAAGGATACTTTTCGTATAGTTACAGGCTCTGAGATCGTAAATAGGCCTTATGTTTTGCTTACATATACGATTTCCTTTGGCAAGGTTCCATCTGAGGTAGAAAATTTTTTAAAGCATAATTTTAAACTTATGGTTGGAGTTGCTGGCTCTGGGAATAGAAATTGGGGTGATTCATTTTGCAATGCTGTTAATTTAATAAGAAATGAATATAATGTTGAGGAAATACTAAAGTTTGAACTTTCAGGAACATCACATGATGTTGAGAGTTTTGTAGAAAGGATTAAAAATGAGGCACTTAGAGTTAAATAA